TTTCTGTCAGGACCTACGGGCCAAAGAAGTGAGGGACAGTCTTAGATAGATAGTTTTTATGGGGCGTAGGCCAACAGATGGGTGCAAAGGTTTCCTCATGCCAGATAGAAATTGGCTTTCAAGTGCAAAGGCAGAAGAAAGTTTGACCATGCTAAACAAGGACACGAGCTTGATTTAAAACGTCGTAAGatagtttaatttatataaagtaataataaaaccatttcaatttttagtttGGATGACTTGAGTTGTGCGCGTATTGACCAGCTATGAAATATGTACAATCCACGATTTCAAACTTATTAGACGTGTTATATTTTCTTCGACTAACTTTGTTATTCATAATTCTAATTAAGAACAAAGTAAGATATTAagatatatttaacatatttcatTACTCATTGAGCTACCTTATCGTCAATATCTGATTATCTCAAGCTTCAATTAGCCTGTTATCTTGTATCTAATCCAAATTAATTATAAGTTAGCCCATCATTAGCGCTAATTAATCAGTTTTTAAGAATTGAAAGTTTTATTTCCAAAATTGCCTGGACAACCCTTTAACTTTTGTTCTGACAAAATCTCACCCTTCAATTTGCGATTGCGTGTAGAAGATCCCCAAATGCCCAAAAACTTTAttcctttatttcatttttggtcCAATTGCTAGTTAATTCATATGCTATTAAAAGGTGCCATAATAACTTACATAACTATTTTGCAGCAAGAGTTAAGTCTATTTATGGCAATTCATGAACAAGTGACCTTTAGAGGAAGAAGAAATCGAAACAAGATTCATAGATGAACTTGTGGAAGGATTATTGTCAAAACCTACAAAACAGAATGACTCGTGAACATATGTAAACACTAGAGAGCCGCACCGTTGGGGTGCTTGGGTCCGCCTCCCTGCGTCTCTCTCCTATCCTCCTCGCACAATCTTGTGCAAGTCGGTTGATTATCGAACTCCAGTATGTGCAGGACAGAGCCAACATAGAGTTAGGGGTTCATCTCAATCATCTTCAacgaaaaatattattatttatacacagttaaaattataaagaaCATAGCAACATGCAATATTTGATGTAAATTATAGGATCTCGTTAATCAGTTGTTGATTGATCTTTTAATATGTTAATTTCAAACAACTTTCCCTTGTTCCACTTCTTCCTAGCTACTTTTCatttaatatgtatttattttactgcataagtattaaaaaaagtgtatatataataaattataaaaattgatcTTTATGTTCCTTATATGAGATTAGCTATCTTCTTTCAAATAATGAACAACGCAAAAGCACTTAATAATCTCAAAGATAGTAAGAATGAGTTCGAAGCCTAATAAGtataaaatgttaacaaaaattttaaaatggtatataaattttaaatttaatcaatacaGTAAAATCATTGATAGAGTAGCGATTTTACTACACAAAAATACGAAGGATTATTTTTTagcaatttttaaataaaaattaaaaaaattatgaatatcaCTGCTGACAAcgatttaattgaattttttttaaaaaaagaagctaaATCGCTGCAGTGCAgcgattatttttttaaaagaatttgacTTAAGTTGCTGCTTTGCAgtaatttaagttaaaaaaataatttaaaaaaatttggtacACGAACGCTGCTAGCCAGCGatttgctttttattttttatttttaaaaaaattctaataaataataaaaaaaaattaagataaaatactgctaggcagcgatttattaaaaaattattttaaaaaaatttatactgtAAATCGTTGTCATGACAGcgatttcattttaaaaactttttattaataaaaataattaaatttagcaAATCGCTGGTGTTGCagcaatttttctttttcaggcgagcaaaatttaaaatttatatatcattttaaaatttttgttaatattttatattcattacaCTTCGAtctaatatgaatatttttcctattcaatttatgtaataatgaaatatatgtttCGAAATTTAACAAGTTcatctaattatataattaaacacatagaacataaataacaaaatttcaacaaaGAGAACACAATAAATAGGAGTAAGAAAGGggaaaaaatcacataaatgtaaagaaaaagaCGGGTCATGGACTGTTCTTGAAACATTGTCAGGTTGGGTAAGAATCCGATGAGCCCACAATAAAGCCCACCCGATtcactacttttttttttcaatttcgtttcatattcgatatttatattgaaagtTACTAATATGATTTGCGCCTCtactatagtaaaaaaaataatccgtGTTGAGACCTCTAATTAAGATGAAATCAACCTTATCCAATGTTTTGCACACGGAGTCTTATGGTGGtagaattttgaataatttatttactcgaaatcttattatttacgtaatgaattgtaaaatattagttcaaatgatcaaattttgaattgtttttcgTGATTTTAAAGTAATTGCCATCACTTtctaagattaaaaaaaaacattttgattaaaaaattcataattaaagcGCAAAATAACTTTAATGATGAAAATTCGATAAGTGAAAAACTTCAATATGACATATTAAAGTTCAAAATATACTAGATATTTATACTTCATATATGATCCAATGACATATGGAAGTTTAAACTTTCATCTATTATGTTTACTCTGTTTCAATTACCTTATTAATTTACTATTGTTTTTAGTAAATcttatattatttgttatattttcttcttgctTGTATCTAAATTTATTGTAGTTGAATTGAGAATTCTTTTAGAACAGCCTTTCAATCGCAACGAGATGTTATGGGTCTCTCAATAACAATTTCTATCTTCACgagataataaattttcttacatatgttatattttttacaatattcataagtaaaatTACGTATATTATATTCTTTTCAAACCTCACCGATAAAATTACGCTGAGATATGTACTCCAAATATCACCTAGAGTTAaggtttataaatattttatgtatttactTTGTGCTATATTTGGTACCTTAAAATTTGGTAAGTGCACAAAAACCAAAGCAAATATTGCTTTAAGGCAGCGGCTACTCAGAGAAAAGGGCAAATCCTTTTTATAGAGTCAAAGATAAGGAAGACTACAGTAGTACACACAGTTGCAGAGAAGACCGCCATTGAAGCTCTTGATAAAAACTCCATATAAGAAACAATTAACTCTGGAAAAttccaaaaaagaagaagaaaagagaaggaagtATATAGAAAGCTTCATTTTTCACTTCAAATACTtccattttttctcttttttttgttagtgTTTTGAACCTCATTGGTGGGGTTACTGTGGAGTAATCTCTGTTTAAATTGTGGGGTTTGTTTAAAAGTTTCAGTTGGAGTTTGCAGCATTAACGAAATTCGAGAAACTGTAGAAATTGAGCTTGGGGTTGTCTTGTTGAGTCTCATTCTGGAATTGGGTTAGCTGTGTTGTATCAAAGTTGGGTTTGGTTTGTTTTTTCTGTGAAATGGATAATCTGATAGAGTGTATTGAAGCAGGAGAAGCTAGATCCGAGAATTGCGGAGCTAGAATGGGAGAAATTAAAGATGGGTTTCATCAATTTGGTGAGGAAATTTTGTCTGTTACGTCGGAAGGTGGAAGTTCTTTCACTGCTTTACTTGGGCTTCCGCCGAATCAAGCGGTGGAGCTTTTGGTTCAGTCACCGGAAACTGACAAAATAGCATCAGATAAGCTTGCTATCAGTGAACCTCACTATCGTtatcctcctcctcctccgATTTTTCCTTCAGATATCGCTTTGATCGATAGAGCTTCTAAGTTCTCCGTCTTCGCCGCCGCCGGTAACTCCCCGGAGTCCAATTCAACCCTTTCGAATTCCGGGTCGAAATCACTGTTCGTCAAGCAAGAACCCCTAGATTCCGAATGTAACCACAACTCATCTCCGGCGACTTCCAATCCACTAGTCCATCAGAAATCAACAAAGAGAAAGGAACGCGAGAAAAAGGTAATTTCAACACCCCATGACGAAGCCagaattttcattttctctGGTAGTAAAGTAAACACATGAACTAGCCGAAGGCCTAAAGAATAGTGTTAACTAtgtataaatagtataattttccgATGAATGATACTAATTTCAGTACAATTTATGTGAAATTCAGGTAAAAGAAACTtctaaaaaggggaaaaaatcaGCTAACGATACCTCAGAAGACGGCGGCGAGAAGCTACCATATGTTCACGTCCGAGCGCGTCGAGGCCAAGCCACTGATAGCCATAGTTTAGCAGAAAGAGTAAGATTAAGAGCTTCTAATGTTTTGCTAAACATGGTAATTAGTAATTACATATAATTAAGCTTTTAATTAtcttgattatatatatatgtctgtAGGCAAGGAGAGAGAAGATTAATGCTAGGATGAAGCTACTACAAGAACTGGTCCCAGGATGTAACAAGGTAAGCTGTCACTTTTATCagtattaattaatcattaataatTGTTTAATATGTTGTACTGATTGTTAATTAGTACTTAATGGGGAAAAATATCTGTATTGTGATTGCTTTCATTGCATCATTGATTAGCTTTATTGGTGCAAAATCAGTCATTTTCACCTTTTTCTTAATGAAAAAAGGTGGTGGGTTTAGCACCAAGAAAAGTGGCGAACAATTTTACTGTTGTTTCAGCTTTATTGCCTTGCATTTGATGGGTAATAACTTTTGAGGTGATAAGAAgttttaagaaagtaaagtttacttttgaaattttgtggtgtttaaacatgtcacgtgtaTAGTTAGAAATCAAGATTCGTGAAAAAAAGACttcctttttttaaatgaatttaaaagaaaattaagataaACAAATGGAAATGGATGGAGTACTTTTTGTGTCATTTCCACAAAGGTGTTGTAACTCCTTTTTATAAAGGAAAATTGTTACTTTCTAAGTTCTACTTTTCTTAGAATAATTTTGGGGAGCGGATGTTTTATTAGAACAGAATTGCGTCCTAGGGTGTGACGTAGTGGTCTATAAAATGAGTCAAGAACAATGTGATTTCAAGTTCAAACCTCGGGGAAAGGCTAATACACTAGGTAATTCCTTCATATATATATCGATACTTGCGTTGGTGGAAGTAAGCACATAACTCGTAAAATTAGTTGAGGCGATATACGCCacgataatt
The sequence above is a segment of the Solanum lycopersicum chromosome 10, SLM_r2.1 genome. Coding sequences within it:
- the LOC101258908 gene encoding transcription factor bHLH48, whose product is MDNLIECIEAGEARSENCGARMGEIKDGFHQFGEEILSVTSEGGSSFTALLGLPPNQAVELLVQSPETDKIASDKLAISEPHYRYPPPPPIFPSDIALIDRASKFSVFAAAGNSPESNSTLSNSGSKSLFVKQEPLDSECNHNSSPATSNPLVHQKSTKRKEREKKVKETSKKGKKSANDTSEDGGEKLPYVHVRARRGQATDSHSLAERARREKINARMKLLQELVPGCNKISGTAMVLDEIINHVQSLQRQVEFLSMRLAAVNPRVDFNLESLFAAERSGSHVESNLQDMVVPPIWAEGQSSGNRNQYQHLWLIEGFHQPAWGRLEDNSSFVTPENSLLTYDSSANSASLHPNQLKMEL